The genome window AGCAGTAGCTACGTTTGTCGAGCGTAAGAGTCGTCTTACCATCGTTAAACGGCTTAATGGACGAGATAGTACTTCAATGACCAAGGCTATTTTAAAATTGGCTAACCAGTTAGGAGATAATCTCAAGACCCTTACTGTTGACCATGGGAAAGAATTCGCCAACTACAATTTGATTGAAGAACAGACCGGTGTTCCGCTGTACTTTGCGCACGCTTATTCGCCACATGAACGAGGCAGTAATGAAAATCGCAACCGAGTACTACGCCGCTTCATTCCCAAAGGTCAACCGATTGATGAGATTACCGATGATGAATTGATTCAAATTAACTGGTATTTGAATTCCCGACCACTCAAATGTTTAAATTGGCGAACACCGATTGAGATCTTTTTGCGTAATCTGCGTTACTAAATTTGTTCAAGTTATTTCTTGCAATCTGCCAAATACATAAAAGATTAACTCTTCTCACGTGGCTAGTGAGAGGAGTTTTTAATTTGGCTGGTAAGAAAGTATTGCAAGATAAGGATAATTACGGGAACCAGCGACCTTGGCGGCAGAAAAAATGAGAGAGCTATAAAATGCACGTTTTATAAAGTATTTACAATCTTCGGAACGCCCTAAAAGAGGGAAACGAGAGCAACGGCCATTACATAAAAGATTGTGAAAATGCAATTGGACACCCCACACGAACGCCTATATATAGGTAATACATGAGGGGGGTGAACTTTTTCACAAAGTCGATATTTTGGCAGCGAGATATATAGGGGGTATCGAATGCTTTACAAATATTGTTGGTTATCTAAGGGGGGGGGGTAGTTGCCACGAAGAGAAGAAAGATCTAAGGGGGGGTGGTAATCAGTAGGTCAATTCACACACCGCGGAATTTTTTAAGTAGGGTATAGCCCTATATGGCCGTGAGAGACGTCCTGAGACGTTTTAATAAATTCAACACAAATTATATGCATTTTATATCAAAACGCACTGAATGAGCTGTGAGAGCGATTAGAGTAGTAGCTAGATAATCTGAGCATAATTATGGTTGGATTACTCTTATAAGATTTCTTAAGGGTCTCTGCTTACTAGTTGATTGATAATTATCATATAATTTGGACAATGCTATTGAACTTTTGTAGGCATCATCAGTTCATGAAGATAAGTCAAGTCACTAGGGTATACCCTATTGGTCTTTTTTGATCCATTATCAATGGCTTTTTAAATTAGGGCCTAGTACTTTGGGAATGGAAATACTTTCCAACACCAAAAATTCTAGACCCGATTATTTTTGTTAAACGAGATTTCTATATATAATGGAATTATAAATTTACTGTTGGAGGTTTTTATGACTGATTTATTTGCAGATGGGACTATCTCTATCCATGGAGCTCAAGAAAATAACTTAGTTGATTTTAATGAGTTGGACGCTAATGTGCATAAATCTCGAGTTGTCTAGGAGGTGATATCGTGACCGAACTCATTAAAGCCTATTTTTGGCCACTAATTGGTGGAATTATGGGATTGCTCTTAGCGGTCCTTATCATCACTTTTGGATTTTTCAAGACGCTTTTTGTTTTGATTTTTATGGCAATCGGGATTACCGCGGGTTATTATATTCAAAAAACTGGTATCTTAACAAATGTTTTTAAATAACTGTTTGAATTATAAGGAGGAAAAATTATGCAGAATGTAACGCCAAGTGAGAAAACAACAACTAACGAAAAGTCTGGTGTTAAAGGCAATTTAACATTTGATGATAAGGTTATTCAAAAGATCATTGGTATCGCACTTTCTGAAGTAGATGGCTTATTAACCGTAGATGGCGGCTTTTTCTCAAATATTGCTGAAAAACTAGTTAATACTTCAGATGTCACATCAGGAATTGATGTAGAGGTTGGAAAAAAGCAGGTTGCAGTGGATCTCGACATTGTTGCTGAATACGGCATTGATATTTCTAAACTGTATGACAAGATCAAAAATGTTATCGTTCGGGAAGTAAAGAATATGACCGAATTAGAAGTAATTGAGGTAAATGTGAATGTTGTTGATATCAAGACAAAGGAGCAATATGAAAAAGATTCGACTTCTCTGCAAGATCGCGTGAGCGATGCCACAGACAAAACGAAGGAAGCCGTCAGTAAGGGCGCAAAGAAATCGAAGGAAAAATTAGGTGACAGCGTTGATAAAGTAACGTCTGACAATAAATCTAGTCGTGTTAACTAAGGGAGTGAGTAAATATGGGACTTATTTGGTCATTAATCGTTGGGGCAATCATTGGGGCCATTGCTGGCGCAGCTGCTATGGGCTGGATTGCAAACATCGTAGCTGGTTTAATCGGTGCGTGGATTGGTCAAGGGCTTCTTGGCACTTGGGGCCCTTCGTTAGCTGGCATGGCCATTATTCCGTCAATTATAGGCGCAATAGTTGTTGTAGCAGTAGTTTCTTTCTTTTTAAGTCGTAGCACAAGATAAATTTTTTACCTATATGTTAAACTTTTTAACAATCTTTTAAATGAATCCATGGTTGTTATTGGCTGGTCAGTTACTGTAGTAATTGGCTTTTTTATAAATGTTCTAATTTAATTTCATGTAAAGCCACTTTAATTATCGTCGTTTGTAAAATTAAGTTAGAAAAAGTAAAAAGCCATTTGTGATAGACTTTTGAATATCCCTAATCCAAAGAAAGGCAATCACAAATGACCTATAAACATCTTACCACACGTGAATTAACTCTCATAGCTGATTTTTGGTATCAAGGTACTAAAGCTTATCGGGCTGCTAAATTACTTCAGCGTAGTCAAGAAACCATCTATCGTGTTTATCGTTTCCTCAACGACGGTAAAACCATCGACCAATATCTTCAGACTTATCAGCGTCATAAGCGTCGTTGTGGTCGGAAGCAGACCCAACTGCCAACTATCGAAGTTAACTATATCCATGCGCAAATCAAGGCAGGTTGGACTCCTGATACTATTATTGGTCGTCATGAACACCCAATTAGCTGCAGTATGCGCACCCTTTATCGCATGTTTGCCCGCAATCAGTATGGCTTTTCCGTTAAACAGCTACCGATGAAAGGAAAACGCCATCCCAATGGCTATGTGGAACATCGTGGTAAAGCTGGCCAATTAGGACGCAGTATCTATCAACGATATCGTGATTTTCCGCATTACCAACATGAATTTGGGCACTTTGAAGCTGATACAGTTCAAGGTAAAGCTCACCGCGGAGCGGTAATGACGCTAGTAGAGCGACAATCCAAAGTAATGATTGTCCTTAATATTCATCATAAAACAGACGAAGCAGTGAATTGCCAGCTTGATCAATGGCTCGCTAAACTGCCACGTCACTTTGTTAAATCAATTACTTTTGATAACGGGAAAGAATTTGCTGGATGGCGAGAAATAGCCAATAAGTATGATCTTCACACCTATTTTGCGGAAGTCGGTGCTCCCAATCAACGAGGGCTAAACGAAAATAATAACGGCCTCTTGCGTCGTGATGGTCTTAGTAAAAAGCTAGATTTTCGCGATTTGCCAGACGAACTAGTCACTCAGCTAATGCATCATCGCAACAATATCCCACGAAAATCTCTTAATTATCGTACACCATTAGAAGTATTCTTGAGTCATGTCACAGAAGAACAACTTTCACCTTTTTTCTAATTTAAATTGACATTTCAGGTATTAACAAGCTGAAAGAAGTGGACGAATTGGCTATACAAAATAGAAGTAGCAGGAAATATGGATTATTAAATTACAGTGTTTACGTCATATCTTTGGGAGGATTCCTATTTGGGTATGATACTGGTGTTATCAATGGATCTTTGGCTTTTATGAGCAAGACTAGCCAATTAAATCTAACTCTTTCCCGTCAGGGAATCGTGTCAAGCTCTTTAGTCTTAGGGGCTTGCCTTGGTGCATTCCTATGTGGAAAATATGCTGATAAATATGGCAGAAAGGTTACACTTCGTTGGGTTGCAGTTATCTTTACACTGGCAAATGTATGTTGCGCATTATCACTCAATTATATCTTTATGACCACATTTAGATTTATCCTGGGACTAGCTGTTGGTGCTGCCTCAAGTCTTTCTCCAATGTATCTTGCAGAAATATCCCCAAAAGAAGTTCGTGCTAGCAAAGTCAATAAGAATGCAATTTTTATCGTTTTAGGACAACTAGTAGCGTTTATTATGAATGCCCTTTTTAGGCAGTCTATGGGGTTGCTGGGATCAAATTTGGCGTGTTATGATTTTAATGGCATGTGTCCCCTCTATTATCTTATGGATTAATTCATTCAATATTGCTGGGAGTCCTAACTGGTTAGTACAAAGAGGGCATTTAAAAAGAGCACGTAATTTAGCTAATCGACTAGGATTCAAAAAACAAACTGCTAACAGGATCATTGATGGGCGTAAAAAGAATATCAAAACAGAGACAAAGCTCACTTGGAACCAAATCTTTTCGAATAAACGATTAGTCTACTTACTCTTGATTGGAATCGTTATTGCCTTGATTCAACAAGTATCGGGTATTAATACAGTTATGTATTATGGCTCTATCTTGTTAGAAAAGGTTGGTATGGGAGAACGGGGTTCTTTGTATGCGAATATACTAATCGGCTTAACATCTGTCATCGCTAGTATCTTTGGAACCAGAATGATTGCCAATCACAACCATCTGAAAATGTTAAAAATTGGGTTAATGGGTAATATTATCTTTTTAGCATTGTTAGGGGTTATCATGCACGCAAACATGCTGCCACAGGTAGTTACAAATACTTTGGTTCTAGCAATGCTTGTCCTGTTTATAGCGAACCATCAAGGTATTGTTAGCCCTGTTACTTGGTTGATTATGGCAGAAATGTTCCCTAATAGTGTCAAAGCAAAATTTATGTCAATTGCTACAGCAACCACATGGATCACTAATTTTTCAATTAGCTTAGTTTACCCATTGCTAATTAATGCTTTAGGAACAGCCACTGTCTTTTTTGTATTTGCCATAACAAATGGGTGCAGTTTATTTCTTTCCTTGACTGTTATTAATCAAGAGAAAATGGAAAAATCCTATCAGGAAAGTTCCAGCAAATAAAATTAAATGGAGGAAAATAATATGGCCAACTTTTATATCAATCCTAATAACGTTGTACACGAATTGCCTAAAAACAATCAGCCCAAATTTTTTATGTTTGGTGTTCCTAGCTACACCAATCTTGGTGACCAGGCAATATCATTAGCCGAACGAAAATATGTCGAAGCTGAGTTTCCAGAATACCAATATATTGAAATAGTGGAGGAAGATGATGATGAGGCTATTCCTGTTGTAAAGAAAAATCTAAGTAGTGCAGATATTATTGCCTTTACGGGTGGTGGCAATATGGGAAATCTCTATTTAGACCATGAAAAAGCACGTAGAAAAGTATTTTCAACTTTTACTGATAACCTAACTATCTCATTCCCACAGTCTATTCATTTTGAGGACAATGAAGCTGGTCTTTATGAACGAAAGTTAAGTCAAGAGGCTTACCAAAAAAACCCCAATTTAGTTTTAGTAGCCCGAGATGCACAGAGCTACCATAGAATGCAGACTATTTTCAACAATAAAGTCATTTTTACACCTGATATGGTTTTATATATGCAATCTAAGAAATTCCCAAAATTGAAGCGTCAAGGGTCATTATTTGTTCTCAGACGGGACGCTGAAAAAGTCGTTAAAGATAAGGTTATCCAAAACATGAAGGCTTTGCTGAGAGCCTACCAACCTATTAAATTTACGGATACTGTTTTAGATACGGTTAAAACTATTACACCTGATACCCGTGAAAAATTATTCAGAAAAGAATTAAGCCTATTTTCAGGTCAAAAGTTAATTATTACTGATCGATGGCACGCAATGGTATTCTCAGTTTTAACTGGAACACCTTGTTTACTAATGGGAAACAGTTATGGGAAAGGTAAGCACGCTTACTATGATTGGCTAGAGTATATCAACTGGGTTAGTTATACCGATGAGGAAGATACCGAAAGGATTAAACAACAAATAAACGCGGTCATGGAAGCCAAAACTCACGCTTATGATCTTATCCCTGATTTTAAACAGTTACATGATTTAATTGCACATAATCGGTAGGAAAAAGTCAACTTTTTGATAACATTTGTCATTTGGTAGATTGTAAAATTAATCCGAACGCTGTTCGGACAAAAAAGATCAGCTTCCTTTAAAATGGTGTTTACCACAAACCCATCTTTTAGGAGCTGATCTTTTGTCTAGTATAACCTATTCCGAACGAATTAAAATCGAAACCTTTTGTGAACTAGGGCTGTCCAATATCCAAATGGGCGTTCGGCTGAACCGATCACCGTCAACAATTTCTTATGAATTATCTCGATGTCAACCTTATTAGGCTGAATTAGCACAAACAGATGCCGAATACAAGCGATCACGATGTGGTCGGAAAACTAAGCTGAGCGATGAGTTAAAGCAAAAAATTATCAACCATTTACGTCTAAGCTGGTCACCAGGAATGATTGCTCACGAATTTAAACTAGCTACTAAATCTATTTATAATTGGCTAAATCAGGGGAGAATTGGTTTCTCCTTGAATGATCTACCTGAACATAGCGTACGCCAACGGCGTAACGTTGACCAACGATCCAAATATAATCAATCTTTGGGGCGATCAATTGAACAGCGTCCCATGATGATTAATCAACGTAATCGCATCGGCGATTTTGAACTAGATACAGTCGTTGGTCCTCGTGGGCATAGTAAGGCAGTTTTATTAACTTTAATCGATCGCAAATCACGGTTCCTTTGGGCATACCGGTTAAAAGATCGGACGACAGCGACTGTTAATGAAGCACTAACTAAGTTCCTAACCACTTTTAATGGTCAGGTGCACAGCTTTACTGTGGACCGTGGCACTGGGTTTAGTGGGCTAGTATCACTTGAATCACAATATGGTATTAAGACCTATTACTGCCATGCTTATACTCCAGCTGAACGTGGTAGTAATGAACGCTTTAATCGGAATTTACGTTATTTTTATCCTAAAGGGACTCGTTTTGAGCACATTAGTGCTCAAGATTTAACGACGACGTTACTCCAAATTAACCAGCGACCGCTTAAAATACTCGACTGGCAAACACCGTATCAGGTTATGCTGAGCTTTTGCGATTGCATCATTAATTCTTTCAGTAATATAGTCATCACTGAAGCTTTGAAAAATTTTATAATCGCTTTTCACATCAGCAATTGTAGGTGTTTCCGCCATTGCTAATTACCTCCTATTTACCAGGTCCGCTGGTTGATGAGCTACCTGATACGCCTGAAGCTTTAGCTTTAGGTGAATTGATAGTTGGGACAACATAATCAGTTCCTACTTTAAAACCATATTTAACTAATTGAATGTTACGTGGGTCATAGGATACTTGGAATAACGGCTTAGTTCCCGCTGCCAGTCAGCTAAATAAGCTGTCGGGCTTAGTTTGAGTCAAGTCAACATCTGTTCCGGCAACGTGGCAAGTAACTACTCGTTTCTGAATAATGGCTACCATGCCGCCCTTTTGAAATTCGTCACGTTGAACAACTAGGCCATTAGTCGGAGTAGCAGTTGCATAATCAATGGCTCCAGGGCCGAAGATGAGTGCATAAGTAGTTCCATCAGAAGCAACCGGAATGCTATCATCTTGAATGATGCTCATACCTTGATAAGTGGCAATTGGAGTAGCTGCGCCAGCAGGTTGCAGGTATTC of Limosilactobacillus reuteri contains these proteins:
- a CDS encoding DUF2273 domain-containing protein; this encodes MTELIKAYFWPLIGGIMGLLLAVLIITFGFFKTLFVLIFMAIGITAGYYIQKTGILTNVFK
- a CDS encoding Asp23/Gls24 family envelope stress response protein, encoding MQNVTPSEKTTTNEKSGVKGNLTFDDKVIQKIIGIALSEVDGLLTVDGGFFSNIAEKLVNTSDVTSGIDVEVGKKQVAVDLDIVAEYGIDISKLYDKIKNVIVREVKNMTELEVIEVNVNVVDIKTKEQYEKDSTSLQDRVSDATDKTKEAVSKGAKKSKEKLGDSVDKVTSDNKSSRVN
- a CDS encoding GlsB/YeaQ/YmgE family stress response membrane protein — protein: MGLIWSLIVGAIIGAIAGAAAMGWIANIVAGLIGAWIGQGLLGTWGPSLAGMAIIPSIIGAIVVVAVVSFFLSRSTR
- a CDS encoding IS30 family transposase yields the protein MTYKHLTTRELTLIADFWYQGTKAYRAAKLLQRSQETIYRVYRFLNDGKTIDQYLQTYQRHKRRCGRKQTQLPTIEVNYIHAQIKAGWTPDTIIGRHEHPISCSMRTLYRMFARNQYGFSVKQLPMKGKRHPNGYVEHRGKAGQLGRSIYQRYRDFPHYQHEFGHFEADTVQGKAHRGAVMTLVERQSKVMIVLNIHHKTDEAVNCQLDQWLAKLPRHFVKSITFDNGKEFAGWREIANKYDLHTYFAEVGAPNQRGLNENNNGLLRRDGLSKKLDFRDLPDELVTQLMHHRNNIPRKSLNYRTPLEVFLSHVTEEQLSPFF
- a CDS encoding polysaccharide pyruvyl transferase family protein codes for the protein MANFYINPNNVVHELPKNNQPKFFMFGVPSYTNLGDQAISLAERKYVEAEFPEYQYIEIVEEDDDEAIPVVKKNLSSADIIAFTGGGNMGNLYLDHEKARRKVFSTFTDNLTISFPQSIHFEDNEAGLYERKLSQEAYQKNPNLVLVARDAQSYHRMQTIFNNKVIFTPDMVLYMQSKKFPKLKRQGSLFVLRRDAEKVVKDKVIQNMKALLRAYQPIKFTDTVLDTVKTITPDTREKLFRKELSLFSGQKLIITDRWHAMVFSVLTGTPCLLMGNSYGKGKHAYYDWLEYINWVSYTDEEDTERIKQQINAVMEAKTHAYDLIPDFKQLHDLIAHNR